A single Streptomyces mirabilis DNA region contains:
- a CDS encoding carbohydrate ABC transporter permease, which translates to MALNIPRRAGRRRLRRFSRRDTVVLGVLLGIPVLLDIVIVWGPTLASIGLSFTSWDGVGDIHWVGGDNYKNVFENYPAFWPAVRHNVLWLLFLGLIATPFGLFLAVLIDRGVRFSRFYQSVIYLPVVLSLAIVGFIAQLILGTDQGVVNTILNNHENPIDWLGDAHLNIWMMMIAASWRHTGYVMILYLAGLKSVDPQLKEAAAIDGANARQTFFRVVFPTLRPVNVIVGVITVIEALRAFDIVYAVNKGRNGLELLSVLITDNIIGEASRIGFGSAIAVVLLTVSLGFIVTFLVQELRGARER; encoded by the coding sequence GTGGCGCTCAACATCCCACGGCGCGCCGGACGACGGAGGCTGCGGCGGTTCTCCCGCCGCGACACCGTCGTCCTCGGCGTGCTCCTCGGCATACCCGTCCTGCTCGACATCGTCATCGTCTGGGGCCCGACCCTCGCGTCCATCGGGCTCTCCTTCACCTCCTGGGACGGCGTCGGCGACATCCACTGGGTGGGCGGCGACAACTACAAGAACGTGTTCGAGAACTACCCGGCGTTCTGGCCCGCCGTCCGGCACAACGTCCTGTGGCTGCTCTTCCTCGGCCTGATCGCCACCCCGTTCGGACTGTTCCTCGCGGTGCTCATCGACCGCGGAGTGCGCTTCAGCCGCTTCTACCAGTCCGTCATCTACCTGCCGGTCGTGCTCTCGCTCGCCATCGTCGGCTTCATCGCCCAGCTGATCCTCGGCACCGACCAAGGCGTGGTCAACACCATCCTCAACAACCACGAGAACCCGATCGACTGGCTCGGCGACGCGCACCTCAACATCTGGATGATGATGATCGCGGCGAGCTGGCGGCACACGGGTTACGTCATGATCCTCTACCTCGCCGGACTCAAATCCGTCGACCCGCAGCTGAAGGAAGCCGCCGCGATCGACGGCGCGAACGCCCGCCAGACCTTCTTCCGCGTCGTCTTTCCGACCCTGCGCCCGGTCAACGTGATCGTCGGTGTCATCACCGTCATCGAGGCGCTGCGCGCGTTCGACATCGTCTACGCGGTCAACAAGGGCCGCAACGGCCTGGAACTGCTCTCCGTCCTGATCACCGACAACATCATCGGGGAAGCCAGCCGCATCGGATTCGGCTCCGCCATCGCGGTCGTCCTGCTCACCGTCTCCCTGGGGTTCATCGTGACGTTCCTGGTCCAAGAGCTGCGAGGTGCGCGCGAGCGATGA
- a CDS encoding carbohydrate ABC transporter permease, which translates to MTADIRTGAPVRPAPAPEPTPAPRRRPRPGRFGVHIFLMGVSLAFLAPLLLAVYASLRPYEETAQNGYFSFPRHLSFEYYRRAYSESGMGKYFTNTLLIAVPAVLVTLFLASFVAFAVSRLKLRGGLVLLMFFTAGNLLPQQVIVTPLYVLFNKIPLPWWMSDSLTMYDSYWAVIIVNIGFQMGFCVFVLANFMRTLPQEILEAAIVDGAGVWTQFWRITLPLCRPALAALGTLEFTWVYNDFLWALIFISNPDKLPITSSLNNLRGQFFTDYNLLAAGSVLVALPTILVFLLLQRHFVAGLTLGSTKG; encoded by the coding sequence ATGACCGCCGACATCCGCACCGGCGCCCCCGTGCGCCCGGCACCCGCGCCGGAGCCGACGCCCGCTCCCCGCCGGAGGCCGCGCCCCGGCCGCTTCGGCGTCCACATCTTCCTGATGGGCGTCTCGCTCGCCTTCCTCGCGCCGCTCCTGCTCGCCGTCTACGCCTCGCTGCGCCCGTACGAGGAGACGGCGCAGAACGGCTACTTCTCCTTCCCGAGGCACCTGTCCTTCGAGTACTACCGTCGCGCCTACAGCGAATCCGGCATGGGCAAGTACTTCACCAACACCCTGCTCATCGCCGTGCCCGCCGTCCTGGTGACCCTCTTCCTCGCCTCGTTCGTCGCCTTCGCCGTGTCCCGGCTGAAGCTGCGCGGGGGCCTCGTCCTGCTGATGTTCTTCACCGCGGGCAACCTGCTGCCCCAGCAGGTCATCGTCACCCCGCTGTACGTCCTGTTCAACAAGATCCCGCTGCCGTGGTGGATGTCCGACTCGCTGACGATGTACGACTCCTACTGGGCCGTCATCATCGTCAACATCGGCTTCCAGATGGGCTTCTGCGTGTTCGTGCTGGCCAATTTCATGCGGACGCTGCCGCAGGAGATCCTCGAGGCCGCCATCGTCGACGGCGCGGGTGTGTGGACCCAGTTCTGGCGCATCACCCTCCCGCTCTGCCGCCCCGCCCTCGCGGCCCTCGGTACCCTTGAGTTCACCTGGGTCTACAACGACTTCCTCTGGGCCCTGATCTTCATCTCCAACCCCGACAAGCTCCCGATCACGTCATCCCTCAACAACCTCCGCGGCCAGTTCTTCACGGACTACAACCTGCTGGCCGCGGGCTCGGTCCTCGTCGCCCTCCCCACGATCCTGGTCTTCCTGCTCCTGCAACGGCACTTCGTCGCGGGCCTGACACTGGGGTCGACCAAGGGCTAG
- a CDS encoding excalibur calcium-binding domain-containing protein: MTNPYAAPPTGSARTAPGWARKRYVLPALAVALFIGVGIGNSGGDTTESAAAKPGPTTTVTATATAMRTATETVTATPAATVTVRSTKTVRATVTAQPAVAGGGGSDDNGGGSVYYENCAAARAAGAAPVHVGDPGYGRHLDRDGDGVGCE; the protein is encoded by the coding sequence ATGACCAACCCGTACGCGGCACCGCCCACCGGATCGGCCCGCACCGCCCCGGGCTGGGCCCGCAAGCGCTACGTACTGCCCGCGCTGGCCGTGGCCCTCTTCATCGGCGTCGGCATCGGCAACAGCGGCGGGGACACCACCGAGTCCGCCGCGGCGAAACCCGGTCCGACCACCACCGTCACTGCCACGGCGACCGCGATGCGGACTGCCACGGAAACGGTCACGGCGACGCCCGCCGCCACCGTGACCGTGCGGAGCACGAAGACCGTGCGCGCGACGGTCACCGCGCAGCCCGCCGTCGCGGGCGGTGGCGGCAGCGACGACAACGGCGGGGGGTCCGTGTACTACGAGAACTGCGCCGCGGCCCGAGCGGCGGGCGCCGCGCCCGTCCACGTCGGAGACCCCGGCTACGGCCGCCACCTCGACCGCGACGGGGACGGCGTCGGCTGCGAGTGA
- a CDS encoding NUDIX hydrolase: MIVWINGAFGAGKTTTARELIDLIPNSTLFDPEVIGGELAHLLPAKRLAEVGDFQDLPIWRRLVVDTAAALLAELGGVLVVPMTLLRQEYRDEIFGGLASRRIEVRHVLLAPAETILRARIAGREIPEDLPDGEIRVRQWSYDHIEPYRAALASWLTADAHPVDTSALTPHDTALRVAEAVRTGDASACDIVQTPEPTSETLAAGVLLFDEEDRVLLVDPTYKAGWEFPGGVVEPGEAPARAGMREVAEETGIRLEDVPGLLVVDWEPPAPPGYGGLRLLFDGGRLDSDEAHRLLLPGPELRAWRFVTEREAADLLPPVRYERLRWALRARERGAALYLEAGIPLG; the protein is encoded by the coding sequence GTGATCGTCTGGATCAACGGTGCGTTCGGTGCGGGGAAGACCACCACCGCACGGGAACTGATCGACCTGATCCCGAACAGCACGCTCTTCGACCCCGAGGTGATCGGCGGCGAGCTCGCGCACCTGCTGCCCGCCAAACGCCTCGCCGAGGTCGGCGACTTCCAGGACCTGCCGATCTGGCGGCGCCTGGTGGTCGACACCGCGGCCGCCCTGCTCGCGGAGCTCGGCGGCGTTCTCGTGGTTCCCATGACCCTGCTGCGCCAGGAGTACCGTGACGAGATCTTCGGCGGCCTCGCCTCGCGCCGGATCGAAGTACGCCACGTGCTTCTCGCCCCGGCGGAAACGATCCTGCGGGCGCGCATAGCCGGCCGGGAGATACCCGAGGACCTCCCCGACGGCGAGATACGGGTGCGCCAGTGGTCCTACGACCACATCGAGCCCTATCGCGCGGCGCTCGCTTCCTGGCTCACCGCCGACGCCCACCCCGTCGACACCAGCGCCCTCACCCCGCACGACACCGCACTGCGCGTCGCCGAAGCCGTACGCACCGGTGACGCGTCCGCGTGCGACATCGTGCAGACCCCCGAACCCACCTCCGAGACCCTCGCCGCCGGAGTCCTCCTCTTCGACGAGGAGGACCGGGTGCTGCTCGTCGACCCCACCTACAAGGCGGGCTGGGAGTTTCCCGGCGGTGTCGTCGAACCGGGGGAGGCTCCCGCGCGCGCGGGCATGCGCGAGGTCGCCGAGGAGACCGGCATACGGCTCGAGGACGTACCCGGTCTGCTGGTGGTGGACTGGGAGCCGCCCGCACCCCCCGGCTACGGCGGTCTGCGCCTCCTCTTCGACGGCGGCCGCCTCGACTCCGACGAGGCGCACCGGCTGCTGCTCCCCGGCCCCGAACTGCGCGCCTGGCGCTTCGTCACCGAGCGGGAGGCGGCGGACCTGCTGCCACCGGTGCGCTACGAGCGGCTGCGCTGGGCCCTGCGGGCGCGGGAGCGCGGCGCCGCACTCTATCTGGAGGCCGGTATACCACTCGGCTGA
- a CDS encoding dipeptidase: MSSNPVAETVASLMPRAQAELTELVAFKSVADFDQFPRSESEGAANWVADALRAEGFQDVALLDTPDGTQSVYGFLPGPEGAKTVLLYAHYDVQPPLDEAAWTTPPFELTERDGRWYGRGAADCKGGFIMHLLALRALKANGGVPVGVKVIVEGSEEQGTGGLERYAEQHPELLTADTIVIGDVGNFRLGLPTVTSTLRGMTLVRVQIDTLEGNLHSGQFGGAAPDALGALIRVLDSLRAEDGSTTIDGLTGDARWEGLQYEEEAFRKDAKVLDGVELIGSGTVADRIWARPAVTVLGIDCPPVVGATPSVQAGARALVSLRVPPGVDAVEATKLLQAHLEAHTPWGARVSTEQIGQGQPFRADTSSPAYTAMAEAMAVAYPGEEMQSAGQGGSIPLCNTLASLYPHAEILLIGLSEPQAQIHAVNESVSPDELERLSITEALFLQKYAAS, encoded by the coding sequence ATGTCGTCGAATCCGGTCGCCGAGACCGTCGCCTCGCTCATGCCCAGGGCGCAGGCGGAGCTCACCGAGCTGGTGGCCTTCAAGTCGGTGGCGGACTTCGACCAGTTCCCCAGGAGTGAGAGCGAGGGCGCCGCGAACTGGGTCGCCGACGCGCTGCGCGCCGAGGGCTTCCAGGACGTGGCGCTGCTGGACACCCCGGACGGCACGCAGTCGGTCTACGGCTTCCTGCCCGGGCCCGAGGGCGCCAAGACCGTGCTGCTGTACGCGCACTACGACGTGCAGCCGCCGCTGGACGAGGCGGCCTGGACGACCCCGCCGTTCGAGCTGACGGAGCGCGACGGCCGCTGGTACGGGCGCGGCGCCGCCGACTGCAAGGGCGGGTTCATCATGCACCTGCTCGCGCTGCGCGCGCTGAAGGCGAACGGTGGCGTTCCGGTGGGCGTCAAGGTGATCGTCGAGGGTTCGGAGGAGCAGGGTACGGGCGGTCTGGAGCGGTACGCCGAACAGCACCCGGAGTTGCTGACCGCCGACACCATCGTCATCGGCGACGTCGGCAACTTCCGGCTGGGTCTGCCGACGGTCACCTCGACTCTGCGCGGGATGACGCTCGTACGCGTGCAGATCGACACGCTGGAAGGCAATCTGCACTCGGGCCAGTTCGGCGGGGCGGCGCCCGACGCGCTGGGCGCGCTGATCCGCGTACTGGACTCGCTGCGCGCCGAGGACGGTTCGACGACGATCGACGGGCTGACCGGGGACGCGCGCTGGGAGGGGCTGCAGTACGAGGAGGAGGCGTTCCGCAAGGACGCCAAGGTGCTGGACGGGGTCGAGTTGATCGGCTCGGGCACGGTCGCCGACCGCATCTGGGCGCGTCCGGCCGTCACCGTGCTCGGCATCGACTGCCCGCCGGTCGTCGGCGCCACGCCGTCCGTGCAGGCGGGCGCGCGTGCGCTGGTGAGCCTGCGGGTGCCGCCGGGCGTGGACGCGGTCGAGGCGACCAAGCTCCTGCAGGCCCATCTGGAGGCGCACACGCCGTGGGGCGCGCGGGTGAGCACCGAGCAGATCGGCCAGGGCCAGCCGTTCCGTGCCGACACCTCCAGCCCGGCGTACACGGCGATGGCCGAGGCGATGGCGGTCGCCTACCCGGGCGAGGAGATGCAGTCCGCGGGCCAGGGCGGTTCCATCCCGCTGTGCAACACCCTCGCCTCGCTCTACCCGCACGCGGAGATCCTCCTCATCGGCCTGAGCGAGCCGCAGGCGCAGATCCACGCCGTGAACGAGAGCGTCTCCCCGGACGAGCTGGAGCGTCTCTCGATCACGGAGGCCCTGTTCCTCCAGAAGTACGCGGCGAGCTGA
- a CDS encoding geranylgeranyl reductase family protein, producing MSSENSSADDEQRVWDVVVVGAGPAGASAAYAAAVAGRSVLLLEKAELPRYKTCGGGIIGPSRDALPPGFELPFQDRVHAVTFSLDGKFTRTRRSKQMLFGLINRPEFDQQLVEHAQKAGAELRTDVTVSRVEQHGSAVPDRRTVAVVLQGGETVLARAVVGADGSASRIGAHVGVKLDQVDLGLEAEIPVPETVAEDWQGRVLIDWGPMPGSYGWVFPKGDTLTVGVISARGEGAATKRYLEDFIARLGLAGFEPSISSGHLTRCRADDSPLSRGRVLVCGDAAGLLEPWTREGISFALRSGRLAGEWAVRVAEAHDAVDTRRQALNYAFAIKAGLGVEMAVGKSMLAAFERRPGMLHAAITSFRPAWKAFAGITRGSTTLGEMVRSHPMAGRALSALDRRSAAAAPTAAESTPTTE from the coding sequence GTGAGCAGCGAGAACTCTTCGGCGGACGACGAACAGCGGGTGTGGGACGTCGTCGTGGTCGGCGCGGGGCCGGCGGGCGCCTCGGCCGCCTATGCGGCAGCGGTCGCGGGACGCAGCGTCCTGCTGCTGGAGAAGGCGGAGCTGCCCCGCTACAAGACGTGTGGCGGCGGCATCATCGGCCCCTCGCGCGACGCCCTGCCACCCGGCTTCGAGCTACCGTTCCAGGACCGGGTGCACGCGGTCACGTTCTCGCTCGACGGCAAGTTCACCCGCACCCGGCGCTCCAAGCAGATGCTGTTCGGGCTCATCAACCGGCCCGAGTTCGACCAGCAGCTCGTCGAGCACGCCCAGAAGGCGGGCGCCGAGCTGCGTACGGACGTCACGGTCTCGCGGGTCGAACAGCACGGGTCCGCCGTGCCCGACCGGCGCACCGTAGCCGTCGTCCTCCAGGGCGGCGAGACCGTGCTGGCGCGGGCGGTGGTCGGCGCGGACGGCAGCGCCAGCCGGATAGGGGCGCACGTCGGGGTCAAGCTCGACCAGGTCGACCTCGGCCTGGAGGCGGAGATCCCGGTGCCGGAGACCGTCGCCGAGGACTGGCAGGGACGGGTCCTGATCGACTGGGGTCCCATGCCGGGCAGTTACGGCTGGGTGTTCCCCAAGGGGGACACGCTCACCGTCGGCGTGATCTCCGCGCGCGGCGAAGGCGCCGCCACCAAGCGGTACTTGGAGGACTTCATCGCCCGGCTCGGGCTCGCCGGCTTCGAGCCGAGCATTTCCTCCGGGCACCTGACGCGCTGCCGCGCCGACGACTCCCCGCTGTCGCGCGGGCGCGTGCTGGTCTGCGGCGACGCGGCGGGGCTGCTCGAACCCTGGACCCGCGAGGGCATCTCCTTCGCGCTGCGCTCCGGGCGGCTCGCGGGGGAGTGGGCGGTACGGGTCGCCGAGGCACACGACGCGGTGGACACGCGGCGCCAAGCGCTCAACTACGCCTTCGCCATCAAGGCGGGGCTCGGCGTGGAGATGGCCGTCGGCAAGAGCATGCTCGCGGCCTTCGAGCGCCGGCCGGGCATGCTCCACGCGGCGATCACCAGCTTCCGGCCCGCCTGGAAGGCGTTCGCCGGGATCACCCGCGGTTCGACCACGCTGGGCGAGATGGTGCGCTCCCACCCGATGGCCGGGCGTGCCCTGTCCGCGCTCGACCGGCGGTCGGCCGCCGCCGCACCGACGGCCGCCGAGAGCACTCCGACCACGGAGTGA
- a CDS encoding nitroreductase family deazaflavin-dependent oxidoreductase has product MSTHVQKPGWFTVNVFNRCVAFITRRGLSIWGSRVLAVRGRKSGEWRTTPVNLLTVDGQQYLVAPRGHVQWTHNMRAAGGGELRLGKKVDTFTATEVGDDDKVPLLRAYLKRWKAEVGVFFGGVGPDSSPEELRRIAPDHPVFRITVTS; this is encoded by the coding sequence ATGTCCACGCACGTCCAGAAGCCCGGCTGGTTCACCGTCAACGTCTTCAACCGCTGTGTGGCGTTCATCACCCGCCGCGGTCTCAGTATCTGGGGCTCCCGGGTCCTGGCCGTCCGCGGCCGCAAGAGCGGCGAGTGGCGCACCACCCCGGTCAATCTGCTCACCGTGGACGGGCAGCAGTACTTGGTCGCCCCGCGTGGCCACGTCCAGTGGACGCACAACATGCGGGCCGCGGGCGGCGGCGAGCTGCGCCTCGGCAAGAAGGTGGACACGTTCACCGCGACCGAGGTCGGCGACGACGACAAGGTTCCGCTGCTGCGTGCCTACCTCAAGCGCTGGAAGGCGGAGGTCGGTGTCTTCTTCGGTGGCGTCGGCCCCGACTCGTCCCCCGAGGAGCTGCGGCGCATCGCCCCCGACCACCCGGTCTTCCGGATCACGGTCACGAGCTGA
- a CDS encoding TetR/AcrR family transcriptional regulator: MSTARGARARARIEVTAAIKDEARRQLAAEGAAKLSLRAVARELGMVSSALYRYFPSRDDLLTALIIDAYDSLGESAEAAHAQVSGAGPRERWIAVCVAARRWALAQPHEYALIYGSPVPGYAAPDTTIPAASRVGLLLVGIVRDAYRGKGVARTPLSPELKAEAQRMAADLAPDLPPEAVAGLVAAWAQLFGLIGFELFGQFNRLVEDREPFFRHAVDQLAHGVGLVYPEPTGTPGKRNGAGGP; encoded by the coding sequence ATGAGTACCGCACGCGGAGCACGCGCCCGAGCCAGGATCGAGGTCACCGCGGCCATCAAGGACGAGGCGCGCAGACAGCTTGCCGCGGAGGGCGCGGCCAAGCTCTCGCTCAGAGCCGTCGCCCGCGAGCTCGGCATGGTCTCCTCCGCGCTCTACCGCTACTTCCCCAGCCGTGACGACCTGCTGACCGCGCTCATCATCGACGCCTACGACTCCCTCGGCGAGAGCGCGGAGGCGGCGCACGCGCAGGTTTCGGGCGCCGGGCCGCGCGAGCGCTGGATCGCGGTGTGCGTGGCGGCGCGCCGCTGGGCCCTGGCGCAGCCGCACGAGTACGCGCTCATCTACGGTTCGCCCGTGCCCGGTTACGCCGCGCCGGACACGACCATCCCGGCGGCCTCCCGCGTGGGGCTGCTGCTGGTCGGCATCGTGCGTGACGCGTATCGGGGCAAGGGGGTGGCCCGCACCCCGCTGTCGCCCGAGCTGAAGGCCGAGGCGCAGCGGATGGCCGCCGACCTCGCCCCCGACCTGCCGCCCGAGGCGGTGGCGGGGCTCGTCGCCGCCTGGGCCCAGCTCTTCGGGCTGATCGGGTTCGAGCTCTTCGGGCAGTTCAACCGGCTCGTGGAGGACCGTGAGCCGTTCTTCCGGCACGCGGTGGACCAACTCGCCCATGGCGTGGGCCTGGTGTACCCCGAGCCGACCGGGACTCCGGGCAAGAGAAACGGCGCCGGCGGTCCCTGA